The Pseudomonadota bacterium region ACGACCAACTGATCCTCCTCACCGGCTACAAGCATCGGCACAAGCAGATCGCCTGGCTGCGGGAGCGCGAGATCACGCATCTCGTATCGGGGGCCGGAAAGCCCGTCGTCGCCCTGAGGGAGATCGAGGGGCGCCTGCCGCACGACCCCGCGTTCCGCTCGAAGGACCGGCCGAAGCTGGATCTCGTCCGGTAGAGCGCAGCCAAGGCCAGTCGTGATTAGACGCTAAACATCCCGCCCCTTCGGGGGCGGGCTCTCTCAGGAGGCCAAGATTTAACCCAGAAACACCCCGATCGCGATCCGAATGGAATTCGTGGGCTTCGGTGTCTCGGGCCGAGAGCGCACTAATAGTGCGCCCCGTGGCTTGTCAGACACCTGGCGCCCATCATTGGATGCGCGTCAATGCAACCTTAACTAGGAGGTCCACCATGAGCAACTACATAGTAACGATCACCACACGGGATAAGTGGAACGCGGACGGATCGCCGATCCGGGATACGGTTGCGGAATTCGATGACCTGGAGCAGGCCATTGCATATCAAGACTTGCACGGCGGCTGCGTTACTCGTACGGAGGACGACAAGTCCATGGCGCCCGATGGGACATGGGTATAACTGGCCAATCCTGCCCTGGACAGTGAAGAGGCGACGACAACCGAGGGAGACCGTGAAGGGGCAAGGCGTGACCAGCAGCTTGATAGAGGCTGAACATCCCGCTCATTCGGGGGCGGGGGGCGGGCTTCTTCAGGAGGCCATGATGAAACCTATGAACACACGACGGCCCAAAGGCTCATCCGGCACTGCCCGGGCCGCGCGGAGCCTGCTGCTTCGTCAACTGGCGGGCGCGAAGCGCATCGAGGCGGTGCTGAAGCCCGAGGGAGCCGCGGCGCTCGCCGATCTACGGAAGCGCACAGGGCGCACCTACTCGGCGATCATCGAGGGCCTGCTTCTCGCCCAGCGTGCCAGGGACTTGAGGAGGCCGGGTAATGGCTTGCATCCGGAAGCGGCTGGTGGGGAAAGGCTACCGCTGGGTCCTGGACTACCGTGACCAGCAGGGCCGGCGCCATTGAGAGACCACCAAGGGCAACCGCAAGGAGGCCGAGCGGCTGCTCGCGGCGGAGTCCGGATGCTGAAGAAGGGCCATTCCTTGCCGACTAATGCCCCGGAGGGGGGCCACCAACGGAAAGAGGAGGTATCATCATGGAAATCGGCACTGACACAACTGTCCGCATCGCCGCGGCGACGCTCGGAGACAGGATCACATCGCGTCTGTTGGAAACGGGCCTTTCCGCGGCAGAACTAGCCCGGTTTGTGGGGGTAACAAGCGAGGCGGTGTCTCAATGGGAGAGCGGGGAGACCGAGGGCCTGAAGCCAGAGAACCTCGTGCAGACCGCTGAGTTCCTGGCCACTACTGAACGGTG contains the following coding sequences:
- a CDS encoding helix-turn-helix domain-containing protein, with translation MEIGTDTTVRIAAATLGDRITSRLLETGLSAAELARFVGVTSEAVSQWESGETEGLKPENLVQTAEFLATTERWLTFGRDARCDLQGRIRGVPYPAGLLSLVQTIASMAPPERAHLQAVADALARSTATWDGVERRR
- a CDS encoding DUF4224 domain-containing protein codes for the protein MFLTDDQLILLTGYKHRHKQIAWLREREITHLVSGAGKPVVALREIEGRLPHDPAFRSKDRPKLDLVR